The genomic window CCGGTCAACTCCTCACGCGGCGCGAAGGCCAGCGAGTGGACGAGAAAATCGATTTGGCCAAAGTCCTGCTGCACCTGCTGCATGAGCGACGTAATCTCTGCGTCATGACTCACATCGCAGGGAAAGGCCTTAGCCCCAGGCAAGGTGGCCGTCAGTTCTTCGACATTTTGTTTCAAGCGCTCATTCTGATAATTGAAGAACAGTTGTGCACCCTGTGCGGCAGTGGATTGGGCAATTGCCCAGGCAATGCTGTGTTTATTAGCCACACCGATGATGAGTCCTTTTTTCCCGTTGAGCAACATAGGTAGGGTTCTCCTTCTCCCTATAGGCTGTATCTTTATCGACGCGGTGTCTTGATGTAGACGGCCTGCAACCCAACGATGGTCTTGGCGTCACGAATGGTCCCATCCTCGATTTTCGAGATCGCCTCTGAAAGTGACATCTCGATCACCTCCAACACTTCATCTCGATCCAGTTGCTGCCGGCCCTTCGTGAGACCGATAGCCTTGTAGACATGGATCACTTCATCAGCGAAGCCTGGTGCCGTGAAGATACTAGAGAGCAGTTCGAAGGATGAGGCTTGATAACCAACCTCCTCCTCGAGTTCGCGTGAAGCACAATGCAAGGGATCCTCACCCGGAGCGAGTTTGCCTGCAGGAATTTCATAAATGAATCCACCGGCTGCATGGCGGAACTGCCGGATCAAGACCACCGTGCCATCGTCTTTGACCGGTACCACGGCTGCGGCCCCAGGGTGGCGAATCGTCTCAAGGTCCACCGTGACGCCGTTCGGCAACTGTACGGTGTCCACATTAAGGGTGACAACCTTCCCTGTATACACGTTGCGCACCATGGGATACGTCCCTCTCCACTTGTCTTAGCTGTCGGCTGGCAGCTGAATGCTTGCTTGGAGCTTCAGCTCTTGGGTTTTTTATAGAACGGTGGTTTGACCACCTGCGCAGGAACAGCCTTCCCCCGGATGTCGATCTGAATCTTCGTCCCTGGCTCGGCGTAGCGAGGCAGCACAGAGCCCAAGCCAATCCCTTTCTGTAGGAACGGTGACAGATTGCCGCTCGTCACCTCACCGATGGATTGCACCGGTGAATCAGCTGAGAGAATAGTGAAACCATGGCGGGGGACGGCTTTTTCAAGCAGTTCAAAGCCCACCAAGCGACGCACCACCC from Nitrospira sp. includes these protein-coding regions:
- a CDS encoding NUDIX hydrolase — protein: MVRNVYTGKVVTLNVDTVQLPNGVTVDLETIRHPGAAAVVPVKDDGTVVLIRQFRHAAGGFIYEIPAGKLAPGEDPLHCASRELEEEVGYQASSFELLSSIFTAPGFADEVIHVYKAIGLTKGRQQLDRDEVLEVIEMSLSEAISKIEDGTIRDAKTIVGLQAVYIKTPRR